The Prunus persica cultivar Lovell chromosome G7, Prunus_persica_NCBIv2, whole genome shotgun sequence genome has a segment encoding these proteins:
- the LOC18769687 gene encoding fe-S cluster assembly factor HCF101, chloroplastic isoform X3: MQLLHVPSSFCLSFQNVKTHEEAGLPSYEKPLQLSSTICCSLQQQRPERSKWASRRGSALSSFTAKAASLEDVAGAPAISKGAAESDVLKALSQIIDPDFGTDIVSCGFVKDLDINEALGEVSFRLELTTPACPIKDMFEQKANEVVNLLPWVKNVSVTMSAQPARPIYAEQLPAGLQTISNIIAVSSCKGGVGKSTVAVNLAYTLAGMGARVGIFDADVYGPSLPTMVSPENRILVMNPEKKTIIPTEYLGVKLVSFGFAGQGRAIMRGPMVSGVINQLLTTTEWGELDYLVVDMPPGTGDIQLTLCQVVPLTAAVIVTTPQKLAFIDVAKGVRMFSKLKVVEQFGIPNLFDLPIRPTLSASGDSGTPEVVADPLGEVSKTFQDIGICVVQQCAKIRQQVSTAVTYDKSIKAIRVKVPDSDEAFLLHPATVRRNDRSAQSVDEWTGEQKLQFADVPEDIEPEEIRPMGNYAVSITWPDGFSQIAPYDQLQTIERLVDVPQRVPSQV; this comes from the exons ATGCAACTTCTTCATGTTCCTTCTTCATTCTGCCTCTCCTTTCAAAACGTAAAAACCCACGAAGAAGCTG GACTGCCTTCATATGAGAAGCCTCTTCAATTATCATCAACTATTTGCTGTTCTCTTCAGCAGCAAAGACCTGAAAGGTCTAAATGGGCATCTCGTAGAGGCTCTGCATTGAGCTCCTTCACAGCTAAAGCTGCTTCTTTGGAAG ATGTAGCTGGTGCTCCTGCAATATCGAAGGGGGCAGCTGAGAGTGATGTACTGAAAGCATTGTCTCAAATCATTGATCCAGACTTCGGGACAGACATTGTCTCATGTGGATTTGTGAAGGATCTGGACATCAATGAGGCTTTGGGAGAG GTTTCTTTTCGGTTAGAGCTCACTACACCAGCATGTCCAATAAAGGACATG TTTGAACAAAAGGCAAATGAGGTGGTGAATTTGCTTCCTTGGGTCAAGAATGTCAGTGTGACTATGTCAGCGCAGCCAGCAAGGCCCATTTATGCAGAGCAACTTCCGGCAGGGTTACAGACAATTTCGAATATTATAGCAGTTTCTAGTTGCAAG GGAGGCGTGGGAAAATCAACTGTAGCAGTAAACTTGGCATATACTTTGGCTGGTATGGGTGCTAGAGTTGGTATATTTGACGCGGATGTCTATGGTCCCAGTTTACCGACAATGGTCTCCCCTGAGAACCGAATACTAGTGATG AATCCGGAGAAGAAAACCATAATTCCTACTGAATACTTGGGAGTGAAGTTGGTGTCTTTTGGATTTGCTGGACAAGGTCGTGCAATAATGCGAGGCCCAATGGTTTCTGGGGTTATCAACCAACTGCTAACTACAACTGAGTG GGGAGAGCTGGATTACCTTGTTGTTGACATGCCCCCTGGAACTGGTGATATTCAGCTTACTTTGTGCCAG GTTGTTCCATTAACTGCTGCTGTTATTGTTACCACTCCTCAAAAGCTGGCGTTTATTGATGTTGCAAAAGGAGTTCGCATGTTTTCAAAGCTTAAG GTTGTAGAGCAGTTCGGTATCCCAAATCTGTTTGACCTTCCCATTAGACCAACT CTATCTGCTTCTGGAGATAGTGGAACGCCTGAAGTGGTAGCTGATCCTCTAGGTGAAGTTTCTAAGACATTTCAGGACATCGGAATTTGTGTTGTGCAACAGTGTGCTAAGATTCGCCAACAAG TGTCTACAGCCGTGACCTACGATAAATCTATCAAGGCAATAAGAGTGAAGGTACCAGATTCAGATGAAGCATTTCTTCTCCATCCTGCAACCGTGAGACGGAATGACCGCTCTGCCCAAAGTGTG GATGAGTGGACAGGGGAGCAAAAGTTGCAGTTTGCTGATGTTCCAGAAGATATTGAACCTGAAGAGATTCGGCCCATGGGAAATTATGCGGTCTCAATAACGTGGCCAGACGGTTTTAGTCAG ATTGCACCCTATGATCAGCTGCAGACAATTGAGCGGCTAGTTGATGTTCCTCAACGAGTTCCTTCCCAG GTATGA
- the LOC18769687 gene encoding fe-S cluster assembly factor HCF101, chloroplastic isoform X2: MQLLHVPSSFCLSFQNVKTHEEAGLPSYEKPLQLSSTICCSLQQQRPERSKWASRRGSALSSFTAKAASLEDVAGAPAISKGAAESDVLKALSQIIDPDFGTDIVSCGFVKDLDINEALGEVSFRLELTTPACPIKDMFEQKANEVVNLLPWVKNVSVTMSAQPARPIYAEQLPAGLQTISNIIAVSSCKGGVGKSTVAVNLAYTLAGMGARVGIFDADVYGPSLPTMVSPENRILVMNPEKKTIIPTEYLGVKLVSFGFAGQGRAIMRGPMVSGVINQLLTTTEWGELDYLVVDMPPGTGDIQLTLCQVVPLTAAVIVTTPQKLAFIDVAKGVRMFSKLKVPCVAVVENMSHFDADGKRYYPFGRGSGSQVVEQFGIPNLFDLPIRPTLSASGDSGTPEVVADPLGEVSKTFQDIGICVVQQCAKIRQQVSTAVTYDKSIKAIRVKVPDSDEAFLLHPATVRRNDRSAQSVDEWTGEQKLQFADVPEDIEPEEIRPMGNYAVSITWPDGFSQIAPYDQLQTIERLVDVPQRVPSQV; encoded by the exons ATGCAACTTCTTCATGTTCCTTCTTCATTCTGCCTCTCCTTTCAAAACGTAAAAACCCACGAAGAAGCTG GACTGCCTTCATATGAGAAGCCTCTTCAATTATCATCAACTATTTGCTGTTCTCTTCAGCAGCAAAGACCTGAAAGGTCTAAATGGGCATCTCGTAGAGGCTCTGCATTGAGCTCCTTCACAGCTAAAGCTGCTTCTTTGGAAG ATGTAGCTGGTGCTCCTGCAATATCGAAGGGGGCAGCTGAGAGTGATGTACTGAAAGCATTGTCTCAAATCATTGATCCAGACTTCGGGACAGACATTGTCTCATGTGGATTTGTGAAGGATCTGGACATCAATGAGGCTTTGGGAGAG GTTTCTTTTCGGTTAGAGCTCACTACACCAGCATGTCCAATAAAGGACATG TTTGAACAAAAGGCAAATGAGGTGGTGAATTTGCTTCCTTGGGTCAAGAATGTCAGTGTGACTATGTCAGCGCAGCCAGCAAGGCCCATTTATGCAGAGCAACTTCCGGCAGGGTTACAGACAATTTCGAATATTATAGCAGTTTCTAGTTGCAAG GGAGGCGTGGGAAAATCAACTGTAGCAGTAAACTTGGCATATACTTTGGCTGGTATGGGTGCTAGAGTTGGTATATTTGACGCGGATGTCTATGGTCCCAGTTTACCGACAATGGTCTCCCCTGAGAACCGAATACTAGTGATG AATCCGGAGAAGAAAACCATAATTCCTACTGAATACTTGGGAGTGAAGTTGGTGTCTTTTGGATTTGCTGGACAAGGTCGTGCAATAATGCGAGGCCCAATGGTTTCTGGGGTTATCAACCAACTGCTAACTACAACTGAGTG GGGAGAGCTGGATTACCTTGTTGTTGACATGCCCCCTGGAACTGGTGATATTCAGCTTACTTTGTGCCAG GTTGTTCCATTAACTGCTGCTGTTATTGTTACCACTCCTCAAAAGCTGGCGTTTATTGATGTTGCAAAAGGAGTTCGCATGTTTTCAAAGCTTAAG GTGCCATGTGTTGCTGTAGTCGAGAATATGAGCCATTTTGATGCTGATGGGAAACGTTATTACCCATTTGGTAGAGGATCGGGCTCTCAG GTTGTAGAGCAGTTCGGTATCCCAAATCTGTTTGACCTTCCCATTAGACCAACT CTATCTGCTTCTGGAGATAGTGGAACGCCTGAAGTGGTAGCTGATCCTCTAGGTGAAGTTTCTAAGACATTTCAGGACATCGGAATTTGTGTTGTGCAACAGTGTGCTAAGATTCGCCAACAAG TGTCTACAGCCGTGACCTACGATAAATCTATCAAGGCAATAAGAGTGAAGGTACCAGATTCAGATGAAGCATTTCTTCTCCATCCTGCAACCGTGAGACGGAATGACCGCTCTGCCCAAAGTGTG GATGAGTGGACAGGGGAGCAAAAGTTGCAGTTTGCTGATGTTCCAGAAGATATTGAACCTGAAGAGATTCGGCCCATGGGAAATTATGCGGTCTCAATAACGTGGCCAGACGGTTTTAGTCAG ATTGCACCCTATGATCAGCTGCAGACAATTGAGCGGCTAGTTGATGTTCCTCAACGAGTTCCTTCCCAG GTATGA
- the LOC18769687 gene encoding fe-S cluster assembly factor HCF101, chloroplastic isoform X1 codes for MQLLHVPSSFCLSFQNVKTHEEAGLPSYEKPLQLSSTICCSLQQQRPERSKWASRRGSALSSFTAKAASLEDVAGAPAISKGAAESDVLKALSQIIDPDFGTDIVSCGFVKDLDINEALGEVSFRLELTTPACPIKDMFEQKANEVVNLLPWVKNVSVTMSAQPARPIYAEQLPAGLQTISNIIAVSSCKGGVGKSTVAVNLAYTLAGMGARVGIFDADVYGPSLPTMVSPENRILVMNPEKKTIIPTEYLGVKLVSFGFAGQGRAIMRGPMVSGVINQLLTTTEWGELDYLVVDMPPGTGDIQLTLCQVVPLTAAVIVTTPQKLAFIDVAKGVRMFSKLKVPCVAVVENMSHFDADGKRYYPFGRGSGSQVVEQFGIPNLFDLPIRPTLSASGDSGTPEVVADPLGEVSKTFQDIGICVVQQCAKIRQQVSTAVTYDKSIKAIRVKVPDSDEAFLLHPATVRRNDRSAQSVDEWTGEQKLQFADVPEDIEPEEIRPMGNYAVSITWPDGFSQIAPYDQLQTIERLVDVPQRVPSQAS; via the exons ATGCAACTTCTTCATGTTCCTTCTTCATTCTGCCTCTCCTTTCAAAACGTAAAAACCCACGAAGAAGCTG GACTGCCTTCATATGAGAAGCCTCTTCAATTATCATCAACTATTTGCTGTTCTCTTCAGCAGCAAAGACCTGAAAGGTCTAAATGGGCATCTCGTAGAGGCTCTGCATTGAGCTCCTTCACAGCTAAAGCTGCTTCTTTGGAAG ATGTAGCTGGTGCTCCTGCAATATCGAAGGGGGCAGCTGAGAGTGATGTACTGAAAGCATTGTCTCAAATCATTGATCCAGACTTCGGGACAGACATTGTCTCATGTGGATTTGTGAAGGATCTGGACATCAATGAGGCTTTGGGAGAG GTTTCTTTTCGGTTAGAGCTCACTACACCAGCATGTCCAATAAAGGACATG TTTGAACAAAAGGCAAATGAGGTGGTGAATTTGCTTCCTTGGGTCAAGAATGTCAGTGTGACTATGTCAGCGCAGCCAGCAAGGCCCATTTATGCAGAGCAACTTCCGGCAGGGTTACAGACAATTTCGAATATTATAGCAGTTTCTAGTTGCAAG GGAGGCGTGGGAAAATCAACTGTAGCAGTAAACTTGGCATATACTTTGGCTGGTATGGGTGCTAGAGTTGGTATATTTGACGCGGATGTCTATGGTCCCAGTTTACCGACAATGGTCTCCCCTGAGAACCGAATACTAGTGATG AATCCGGAGAAGAAAACCATAATTCCTACTGAATACTTGGGAGTGAAGTTGGTGTCTTTTGGATTTGCTGGACAAGGTCGTGCAATAATGCGAGGCCCAATGGTTTCTGGGGTTATCAACCAACTGCTAACTACAACTGAGTG GGGAGAGCTGGATTACCTTGTTGTTGACATGCCCCCTGGAACTGGTGATATTCAGCTTACTTTGTGCCAG GTTGTTCCATTAACTGCTGCTGTTATTGTTACCACTCCTCAAAAGCTGGCGTTTATTGATGTTGCAAAAGGAGTTCGCATGTTTTCAAAGCTTAAG GTGCCATGTGTTGCTGTAGTCGAGAATATGAGCCATTTTGATGCTGATGGGAAACGTTATTACCCATTTGGTAGAGGATCGGGCTCTCAG GTTGTAGAGCAGTTCGGTATCCCAAATCTGTTTGACCTTCCCATTAGACCAACT CTATCTGCTTCTGGAGATAGTGGAACGCCTGAAGTGGTAGCTGATCCTCTAGGTGAAGTTTCTAAGACATTTCAGGACATCGGAATTTGTGTTGTGCAACAGTGTGCTAAGATTCGCCAACAAG TGTCTACAGCCGTGACCTACGATAAATCTATCAAGGCAATAAGAGTGAAGGTACCAGATTCAGATGAAGCATTTCTTCTCCATCCTGCAACCGTGAGACGGAATGACCGCTCTGCCCAAAGTGTG GATGAGTGGACAGGGGAGCAAAAGTTGCAGTTTGCTGATGTTCCAGAAGATATTGAACCTGAAGAGATTCGGCCCATGGGAAATTATGCGGTCTCAATAACGTGGCCAGACGGTTTTAGTCAG ATTGCACCCTATGATCAGCTGCAGACAATTGAGCGGCTAGTTGATGTTCCTCAACGAGTTCCTTCCCAGGCAAGTTAA
- the LOC18771407 gene encoding VIN3-like protein 1 — translation MDFEDKFLAKVSGIQSLSSSVQSTPEKNGHSDDASRSPELLQEFLKSGPKKELLRTCFDKDKKNLNSSKHKMSELLKTSNKTNKKQESKKASSSPNNHLPKKQARKGENPMRLSPASEQSPDFGSSNSWICKNSACRAVLPIDNTFCKRCSCCICHLFDDNKDPSLWLVCTSESGEGDSCGLSCHIECALQREKVGVVDLGQLMQLDGSYCCASCGKVSGILGSWKKQLIVAKDARRVDVLCYRIYLSYRLLDGTSRFKELYEIVKEAKSKLETEVGPVNGVSAKMARGIVSRLSIASDVQKLCSLAIEKADEWLANISNVDPNCREGSLPAACKFLFEEVASSSVVIILIELSNASSDNIKGYKLWYYKSREESHTKEPSCIFPRSQRRILISNLQPCTEYTFRIISYKESGDLGHSEAKCFTKSVEIIRKNPISPVSRNHKKENPTIEENSSAKRESKTTTAVGPSSEFKVRDLGKVLRLAWAQEQGSSEGFCSANVEKCCGVSSTIKIETPQEQLPSVSRGLDLNVVSVPDLNEELTPPFESSRDEDNGCTLQRAVEADDDAASHDLVKNGLARSHGSGDSQTWTHGLNGDVPAVDSRAEFCRKRAANTNEEIHDCDSTLINGPPLHMSNSSYCLDENFEYCVKIIRWLECEGHITQEFRLKLLTWFSLRSTEQERRVVNTFIQTMIDDPSSLAGQLVDSFSDIVSNKRPRNGFCSKLWH, via the exons ATGGATTTCGAAGATAAATTTCTTGCTAAAG ttTCTGGTATACAAAGCCTCTCTTCCAGTGTGCAAAGCACTCCCGAGAAGAATGGGCATTCAGATGATGCTTCAAGAAGTCCAGAACTCCTTCAAGAGTTTCTGAAATCAGGTCCCAAGAAGGAACTTCTTCGAACATGCTTTGACAAGgacaagaaaaacttgaattcATCAAAACATAAAATGTCCGAACTTTTGAAGACTTCTAACAAGACTAATAAGAAGCAGGAATCAAAGAAAGCTTCGTCTAGTCCGAATAATCATCTTCCCAAAAAGCAAGCCAGAAAGGGGGAAAATCCCATGCGACTCTCACCAGCTTCTGAGCAGTCTCCAGACTTTGGATCTTCAAACTCATGGATCTGTAAAAACTCTGCTTGTAGAGCTGTTTTACCCATAGACAACACATTTTGCAAGAGGTGCTCATGCTGTATCTGTCATTTGTTTGATGACAACAAGGACCCTAGTCTTTGGTTAGTGTGCACATCTGAATCTGGTGAGGGAGATTCCTGTGGGTTATCTTGTCACATTGAGTGTGCCCTTCAACGTGAAAAGGTGGGAGTTGTTGATCTTGGGCAGTTGATGCAGCTAGATGGTAGTTATTGTTGCGCTTCTTGTGGTAAAGTCTCTGGGATACTTGG AAGTTGGAAGAAGCAGCTAATTGTAGCAAAGGATGCCCGTCGTGTTGATGTACTTTGTTATAGGATATACTTGAGTTACAGGCTCCTGGATGGGACTTCAAGATTTAAAGAACTGTATGAGATTGTGAAGGAAGCAAAGTCTAAACTAGAGACAGAAGTGGGCCCGGTGAATGGCGTTTCTGCAAAGATGGCACGAGGGATAGTCAGCAGACTTTCTATTGCAAGTGATGTGCAGAAACTCTGCTCTCTTGCAATTGAGAAAGCAGATGAATGGCTGGCCAATATTTCAAATGTGGATCCAAATTGCAGAG AGGGTTCACTTCCTGCAGCTTGCAAGTTTCTTTTTGAAGAAGTAGCATCTTCCTCTGTTGTGATTATATTGATTGAATTGTCTAATGCGTCGTCTGATAATATTAAGGGCTACAAGCTCTGGTATTACAAGAGTAGAGAAGAATCACACACAAAAGAGCCTAGTTGTATCTTTCCAAGATCTCAGAGAAGGATTTTGATATCCAATCTGCAGCCTTGCACAGAGTATACatttaggataatatcttataAGGAGTCTGGTGACTTGGGTCACTCTGAGGCAAAGTGTTTCACCAAGAGTGTTGAGATAATTCGCAAAAACCCCATTTCACCGGTCTCCAGGAATCATAAGAAAGAGAATCCGACCATCGAAGAAAATTCTAGTGCCAAGAGAGAGTCTAAAACTACAACAGCAGTTGGTCCTTCTTCCGAATTTAAAGTTCGTGATCTTGGAAAGGTACTTCGTCTGGCTTGGGCTCAAGAGCAAGGCTCCTCTGAGGGGTTCTGTAGTGCCAATGTAGAAAAATGTTGTGGAGTAAGCAGcacgataaaaattgaaactccACAAGAACAGTTGCCATCTGTTTCACGTGGGCTTGACTTAAATGTTGTTTCAGTGCCTGATCTGAATGAAGAACTAACCCCCCCATTTGAATCCTCCAGAGATGAAGATAATGGATGCACTCTGCAGCGGGCTGTTGAAGCAGATGACGATGCTGCTTCTCATGACCTAGTGAAGAATGGTTTGGCAAGATCACATGGTAGTGGTGATTCGCAGACCTGGACTCATGGGCTTAATGGAGATGTCCCAGCTGTTGATTCCCGGGCGGAATTCTGCAGGAAGAGGGCAGCAAACACAAATGAAGAGATTCATGATTGTGACAGCACACTGATAAATGGGCCACCATTGCATATGTCTAACAGTTCTTATTGCTTGGACGAGAACTTCGAGTACTGTGTGAAAATAATCCGGTGGCTGGAATGTGAGGGTCACATTACACAGGAATTCAGGTTGAAATTGCTAACATGGTTTAGTTTGAGATCAACTGAGCAGGAGCGTAGGGTGGTTAATACCTTTATTCAAACTATGATTGATGATCCAAGTAGCTTGGCAGGACAGTTAGTTGACTCCTTTTCAGACATTGTATCCAACAAGAGGCCTCGGAATGGATTCTGCAGTAAGCTGTGGCATTAA
- the LOC18771271 gene encoding uncharacterized protein LOC18771271 — translation MANSLFFCFSLLLLLPFSTQNAYPKTPDPNPIPSPSPAHTELTNYGFPIGLLPSAVKNYTLDRTSGDFIVDLGGACKVTLPPDNYLATYSKKITGKIVQGKIAEINGISVRAFFQWWSITGIRSSGDNLVFEVGVVTAKYPSKNFDESPACEGRHSSS, via the coding sequence ATGGCcaattctctcttcttctgcttctctctcctcctcctcctaccTTTCTCTACCCAGAACGCCTACCCTAAAACCCCGGACCCGAACCCAATTCCGAGCCCGTCTCCGGCCCACACCGAGCTCACCAACTACGGCTTCCCAATCGGGCTTCTACCCTCCGCGGTCAAAAACTACACCCTGGACCGGACCTCCGGTGACTTTATCGTCGACCTCGGCGGCGCGTGCAAGGTGACGCTCCCTCCCGATAACTACTTGGCCACGTACTCGAAGAAGATCACGGGCAAGATCGTGCAGGGCAAAATCGCCGAGATCAATGGGATTAGCGTCCGAGCCTTCTTCCAGTGGTGGTCTATTACTGGAATTAGGTCGAGCGGCGACAACTTGGTGTTCGAGGTCGGCGTGGTCACCGCCAAGTACCCCTCTAAGAACTTCGACGAGAGCCCTGCTTGCGAGGGCCGCCACTCCTCTTCTTAG
- the LOC18769741 gene encoding protein SODIUM POTASSIUM ROOT DEFECTIVE 2 gives MGKLSLGRVLDRFCLSSTGSSSCFCMNSMENEDEFERSPLVTGEKDEFLRLKDVVAGKQTLAFQLKPKMVMLRVSMHCNGCARKVEKHISKIEGVTSYKVDLESKMVVVIGDVLPREVLESVSKVKNTEIWNSPC, from the exons ATGGGGAAGCTTAGTTTGGGCAGGGTGCTAGACAGGTTTTGCCTTTCTTCTACTGGCTCAAGTTCTTGTTTCTGCATGAACTCCATGGAAAACGAAGACGAGTTTGAAAGAAGTCCATTGGTAACCGGTGAGAAAGATGAGTTTCTGAGACTGAAGGATGTTGTTGCTGGAAAACAGACATTGGCGTTTCAATTGAAGCCCAAG ATGGTGATGTTAAGGGTCTCCATGCACTGCAATGGCTGTGCCAGAAAAGTTGAGAAACATATCTCAAAGATTGAAG GAGTGACATCGTACAAAGTAGACTTGGAAAGCAAGATGGTGGTTGTGATTGGAGATGTTCTTCCTCGCGAAGTGCTCGAGAGTGTCTCGAAGGTTAAAAATACAGAGATTTGGAACTCCCCATGCTGA